A part of Diachasmimorpha longicaudata isolate KC_UGA_2023 chromosome 11, iyDiaLong2, whole genome shotgun sequence genomic DNA contains:
- the LOC135167621 gene encoding ras GTPase-activating protein-binding protein 1 produces the protein MVMEATPSAQSVGREFVRQYYTLLNQAPIHLHRFYSNNSSFLHGGLCTTDREIIPAIGQKEIHQKIQQLNFCDCHAKITQVDSQATLGDGVVVQVTGELSNAGQPMRRFTQTFVLAAQAPKTYYVHNDIFRYQDLGFLDEEEGELESETGLGEGNERDGGEGRSEAEEDDSHHPSTVQNVGDQQQQQQQQQQQQTHTNLVPTQQPGIAPPQQQIYYPPPTQPQVHPGIQPVINGSVHEEAPLISQPSLAPPQQPPTQHQYITESAQEPFPQDQESTTTESVQQVAQSTDEEIRPDETNEQQENENFQNSSVEPEVDHNVTTNANKQRSYARTVRSNVIPGHSPQVSKLSMSPPPMTIPSDDRGMGVKIVSSTAVSSGIMSSGPTQIHRMTNQTQQQPPSLPQQQRPPRAGPPQKDNRGRREWPDHHQLFVGNVPHQATENELRKIFERYGKVVDLHIHCKPNDRGKGPQGQNNSARVPNYGFVTFEDANVVQKVLDALPILYPDDSGLKLNIEEKKNKLRGPGDNMRSNQGDAGNMRSSMGGPQQRGPGGPGGPMRGPPHGSRGSRGGFQRGDGGRGGMRQQNNMGSAAYQNRR, from the exons ATGGTCATGGAGGCGACCCCCTCAGCTCAGTCTGTCGGTCGTGAGTTTGTCCGGCAATACTATACGTTGCTCAATCAGGCACCAATTCATCTACACAG ATTCTACAGCAACAATTCATCGTTTCTCCATGGAGGTCTGTGTACAACTGATCGTGAGATTATTCCGGCAATTGGACAGAAAGAGATTCACCAGAAGATTCAGCAACTCAATTTCTGCGATTGTCATGCCAAAATTACTCAGGTCGACTCTCAGGCTACCCTCGGTGATGGCGTTGTTGTTCAGGTGACAGGCGAGCTTTCAAACGCAGGTCAACCAATGCGTCGTTTCACCCAAACTTTTGTATTGGCAGCGCAGGCTCCAAAAACGTACTATGTCCACAACGACATTTTCCGTTACCAAGATCTAGGCTTCCTAGACGAAGAGGAAGGTGAATTGGAGAGTGAGACGGGTTTGGGTGAAGGTAATGAGCGTGATGGTGGTGAGGGCCGTTCCGAGGCGGAGGAGGACGACAGCCACCACCCATCGACAGTGCAGAATGTTGGAGaccaacagcagcagcagcagcagcagcagcagcagcagacCCATACTAACCTCGTTCCGACTCAGCAGCCAGGAATAGCACCTCCCCAGCAGCAGATCTACTATCCACCTCCCACCCAGCCACAGGTACACCCTGGTATTCAACCAGTTATCAATGGAAGTGTCCACGAGGAGGCACCCCTAATCAGCCAGCCATCACTGGCCCCACCCCAACAGCCCCCAACTCAACACCAGTACATAACCGAGTCAGCACAAGAGCCGTTTCCCCAGGATCAGGAGAGCACAACGACCGAGTCAGTACAGCAAGTGGCGCAGTCAACTGACGAGGAAATCCGCCCTGACGAAACGAACGAGCAGCAGgagaatgagaattttcaGAATTCATCTGTCGAGCCTGAAGTCGATCACAATGTTACTACCAATGCCAACAAACAGAGGTCCTACGCACGTACAGTTCGATCCAATGTTATCCCTGGCCACAGTCCACAAGTATCGAAATTATCCATGTCACCTCCACCCATGACAATACCCAGTGATGATCGTGGTATGGGAGTAAAGATAGTGAGCTCTACGGCAGTTTCTTCAGGTATCATGTCTTCCGGTCCAACGCAAATTCATCGAATGACTAATCAGACCCAGCAGCAGCCACCATCACTGCCCCAACAGCAACGTCCACCTCGTGCTGGCCCACCACAAAAGGACAATCGTGGACGTAGAGAGTGGCCcgatcatcaccaattgttcgTTGGTAATGTACCTCATCAGGCAACTGAGAACGAGCTTAGAAAAATCTTTGAGAGATACGGGAAAGTAGTTGATTTGCACATTCATTGCAAGCCCAATGACAGGGGTAAAGGTCCACAGGGACAAAATAACTCTGCACGAGTGCCTAATTATGGTTTTGTCACGTTTGAGGATGCCAATGTCGTCCAAAAGGTTCTAGATGCACTTCCTATTCTCTATCCTGATGACAGTGGTCTTAAGCTCAATATCGAAGAAAAGAAGAATAAATTGAGGGGACCTGGGGATAATATGCGATCGAATCAGGGGGATGCTGGAAATATGAGATCTTCTATGGGGGGACCACAACAGCGTGGCCCAG GTGGACCTGGTGGGCCGATGAGAGGACCCCCACATGGGTCAAGAGGTAGTCGCGGTGGATTCCAACGTGGAGACGGTGGTCGAGGTGGAATGAGGCAACAGAACAACATGGGCAGTGCAGCTTATCAAAATCGCCGTTAA
- the LOC135167630 gene encoding SPARC — protein sequence MGIKLQLMVIVVLVGALITDISAERRRKSRRRTTTTESPFQQEVMNMLEADEAVESESVESLQKKKEPMLVDPCMEKHCGAGRICKSTEMGTAECVCVESCDEEIDPRRKVCTNYNETFGSDCEVYQARCFCDTSDSRCRGVEYQHVHIEYYGECRQMPMCKEDDMLDFPRRMRDWLFNIMRDLADRQELPSHYLKMQREAETNFTLRWTNAAIWKWCDLDGHPHDRAISRHELFPIRAPLMALEHCIAPFLDGCDADNDHKITLVEWGKCLQLEEGDLDDKCDEIVGTNLD from the exons ATGGGAATAAAGCTGCAGTTGATGGTGATTGTTGTGCTCGTGGGGGCACTCATCACTGATATATCAGCAGAA AGGAGAAGAAAGAGTCGTCGCCGGACAACGACAACAGAATCTCCGTTTCAGCAGGAAGTGATGAACATGCTGGAGGCAGACGAGGCTGTAGAGAGCGAAAGTGTAGAGTCATTGCAGAAGAAGAAGGAGCCAATGTTAGTTGATCCATGCATGGAGAAGCACTGTGGAGCTGGACGTATTTGCAAG TCAACTGAAATGGGTACAGCTGAGTGTGTATGTGTGGAGTCGTGTGACGAGGAGATTGATCCCAGGCGAAAGGTCTGCACAAATTATAATGAAACCTTTGGAAGTGACTGTGAGGTTTATCAGGCTCGATGTTTCTGCGATACTAGTGACTCTAGATGCCGTGGAGTAGAGTATCAGCATGTCCATATTGAATATTATGGAGAATGTCGTCAGATGCCg ATGTGCAAAGAGGACGATATGCTCGATTTTCCCAGGCGTATGCGAGACTGGCTCTTCAATATAATGCGCGATTTAGCAGATCGTCAGGAGCTACCGTCTCACTACCTAAAAATGCAGCGTGAAGCCGAGACTAATTTTACTCTACGCTGGACTAATGCCGCTATCTGGAAATGGTGCGATCTTGATGGACATCCACACGATCGCGCCATTTCACGTCACGAACTCTTTCCCATTCGTGCACCCCTCATGGCTTTGGAGCACTGTATTGCGCCGTTCTTGGACGGTTGTGATGCTGATAATGATCATAAAATAACCCTCGTTGAGTGGGGAAAATGTCTTCAATTGGAAGag ggggaTTTGGATGATAAATGCGATGAGATTGTAGGGACTAATCTTGATTAG